A single window of Halotalea alkalilenta DNA harbors:
- a CDS encoding hydrolase → MTFRNGLASLLRPEDSVLVLIDHQPYQLANLNSHEPQMVVNNATALAKAAKAFGVPTILTSVIAERGGLIFSQITDVFPDQEVIDRTLINTWEDRKVVEAVKATGRKQLVIAGLWTEICVAMPAIQALGEGWDVTVITDASGGVSVEAHEVAIQRMIAAGANMMTWLALAGEWQRDWARTETANGLTEVLMQHAAGSGVAYLWEQQLLNTPVPTTAG, encoded by the coding sequence ATGACCTTTCGCAACGGCCTTGCTTCGCTTCTTCGTCCGGAAGACTCGGTACTCGTCCTGATCGACCACCAGCCTTACCAGCTCGCGAACCTGAACAGCCACGAGCCGCAGATGGTGGTCAACAATGCGACGGCTCTAGCGAAGGCCGCCAAGGCCTTCGGGGTCCCGACCATCCTGACCAGCGTGATCGCCGAGCGCGGCGGTCTCATCTTCTCGCAAATCACCGACGTGTTTCCCGACCAGGAGGTGATCGATCGGACGCTCATCAATACCTGGGAGGATCGCAAGGTAGTGGAGGCGGTGAAGGCGACGGGCCGCAAGCAGCTGGTCATCGCAGGGCTTTGGACCGAGATATGCGTCGCGATGCCGGCGATCCAGGCCCTCGGCGAAGGCTGGGATGTGACCGTGATTACCGACGCATCGGGCGGCGTTTCAGTCGAGGCCCACGAGGTCGCCATCCAGCGCATGATCGCGGCCGGCGCGAACATGATGACGTGGCTGGCGCTGGCGGGCGAATGGCAGCGCGACTGGGCCCGGACCGAGACGGCGAACGGGCTGACGGAGGTGCTCATGCAGCATGCCGCCGGTAGCGGCGTTGCGTATCTGTGGGAACAGCAGCTGCTCAACACGCCGGTACCGACCACCGCAGGATGA
- a CDS encoding LysR family transcriptional regulator, translating to MDIEELRTFVEVADAGGISPAALRLGVSKSIVSRRLARLEAALGAQLLARSTRGAALTEAGATFRDYAARVCAEIDVAREMILPAGELRGRLRIAAPLSFGPTHFAPVLAEMARRHPKLQIQTCYSDRFVDLIAEGFDCAIRVGYLQDSNLIARRIGPIYGKLVASPDYIKAHGAPETPEQLVAHQALMQGTEAWQLMDGDKVITVRPQGRFKADNGTALVAAAVAGLGIAYLPDCLTYEYLASGALVPIMTRHSPPPAGVYVIRPSAQHPARKIRVLAELLIEFFDQSVYFGGGAPL from the coding sequence TTGGACATCGAAGAGCTACGGACATTCGTAGAGGTTGCTGATGCGGGAGGGATTTCGCCTGCTGCGCTGCGGCTCGGCGTGTCCAAGTCGATCGTCAGTCGCAGGCTTGCCCGGCTCGAAGCGGCGCTTGGCGCTCAGCTGCTCGCACGATCCACCCGTGGGGCTGCGCTCACCGAAGCCGGGGCCACGTTCCGGGACTATGCGGCCAGAGTCTGCGCCGAGATCGACGTCGCCAGGGAGATGATCCTGCCCGCCGGTGAGCTTCGCGGCCGCTTGCGAATTGCCGCGCCGCTCTCTTTCGGCCCGACTCACTTCGCTCCCGTGCTCGCTGAAATGGCTCGGCGCCACCCAAAGCTTCAGATCCAGACCTGCTACAGCGATCGCTTCGTCGATCTCATCGCGGAGGGTTTCGATTGTGCGATACGGGTTGGCTATCTTCAGGACTCCAACTTGATCGCAAGACGCATCGGCCCGATCTATGGGAAGCTCGTCGCCAGTCCGGACTACATCAAGGCGCATGGGGCACCTGAGACGCCTGAGCAGCTCGTCGCCCATCAGGCCCTCATGCAGGGCACCGAAGCCTGGCAGCTCATGGATGGCGACAAGGTCATCACGGTTCGTCCGCAGGGGCGCTTCAAGGCCGACAACGGCACAGCGCTGGTCGCCGCCGCGGTAGCAGGGCTCGGGATCGCTTACCTGCCCGATTGCCTCACCTATGAATACCTCGCCTCCGGGGCGCTGGTGCCGATCATGACCCGGCATTCACCACCCCCGGCGGGCGTATACGTCATCCGTCCGTCAGCTCAGCATCCCGCACGGAAGATACGGGTCCTCGCTGAACTCCTGATCGAGTTTTTCGACCAGTCGGTGTACTTCGGCGGCGGTGCTCCGCTCTGA
- a CDS encoding 5-(carboxyamino)imidazole ribonucleotide synthase produces MRIGIVGAGQLGRMLAQAGGPLDFTFTFLDPSESACAAPFGHQLRADWNDTRALAALTDAADVVTFEFENVDPEALARIGAERPAYPPAKALATSRDRWVEKSLFASLGIPLPPIARVDDQAGLDAAVADIGLPAVLKTRTLGYDGKGQKVLREAADVVGAFQELGGVPLILEGFIDFDHEVSVIAVRGRSGETRAWPLAENEHRQGILHRSTPRPGHPRQAEAERYATQVMEALDYVGVMAFEFFVTTDGLLANEIAPRVHNSGHWSIEGAVTSQFENHLRAIAGLPLGDTERLVPCAMLNLIGAMPSADALLALPGARLHDYGKAPRPGRKIGHLTLLAASDEELERRVAAAEALLVNQLG; encoded by the coding sequence ATGCGCATCGGTATCGTCGGAGCGGGCCAGCTCGGCCGCATGCTCGCCCAGGCAGGGGGCCCACTCGACTTCACCTTCACCTTTCTCGACCCCAGCGAATCAGCCTGCGCTGCGCCTTTCGGCCACCAGCTGCGCGCCGACTGGAACGATACCAGGGCACTCGCCGCGCTGACCGATGCCGCCGATGTCGTGACCTTCGAGTTCGAGAACGTCGATCCCGAGGCACTTGCCCGGATCGGCGCCGAGCGCCCCGCCTATCCACCGGCCAAGGCGCTGGCGACCTCTCGCGACCGCTGGGTGGAGAAATCGCTGTTCGCCTCGCTCGGCATCCCGCTGCCGCCGATCGCGCGCGTGGACGACCAAGCCGGGCTCGACGCCGCGGTGGCCGACATTGGACTGCCGGCGGTGCTCAAGACCCGCACCCTGGGCTATGACGGCAAGGGCCAGAAGGTACTGCGCGAGGCCGCTGACGTGGTCGGCGCCTTCCAGGAGCTCGGCGGCGTACCGCTGATTCTCGAAGGCTTCATCGACTTCGACCATGAGGTGTCGGTGATCGCGGTGCGCGGCCGTAGCGGTGAGACGCGCGCCTGGCCGCTGGCCGAGAACGAACACCGCCAGGGCATCCTGCATCGCTCCACTCCCCGGCCGGGGCACCCGCGCCAGGCCGAGGCCGAGCGCTATGCCACCCAAGTGATGGAGGCGCTCGACTACGTCGGAGTGATGGCGTTCGAGTTCTTCGTCACCACCGACGGCCTGCTCGCCAACGAGATCGCTCCCCGGGTGCACAATTCCGGGCACTGGAGCATCGAAGGCGCGGTCACCAGCCAGTTCGAGAACCATCTGCGCGCGATCGCCGGCCTCCCGCTCGGCGACACCGAGCGCTTGGTACCCTGCGCGATGCTCAACCTGATCGGCGCGATGCCCTCCGCCGATGCTCTGCTCGCCCTGCCCGGCGCGCGGCTGCATGACTATGGCAAGGCACCCCGGCCAGGACGCAAGATCGGACACCTCACCCTGCTCGCCGCCAGCGATGAGGAGCTCGAGCGCCGCGTCGCCGCCGCCGAGGCGCTGCTGGTCAACCAGCTCGGCTGA
- the purE gene encoding 5-(carboxyamino)imidazole ribonucleotide mutase → MSVRVGVIMGSKSDWETMRHTVETLEALGIEHEARVVSAHRTPDLLFEYAEQAVGRGLEVIIAGAGGAAHLPGMCAAKTCLPVLGVPVKSSTLSGVDSLLSIVQMPAGIPTGTLSIGRAGAVNAALLAAAMLGNKYPEIREALERFRREQTQRVLDDQDPRPSEGEG, encoded by the coding sequence ATGAGCGTACGAGTGGGCGTGATCATGGGGTCCAAATCCGATTGGGAGACCATGCGCCATACCGTCGAGACCCTGGAGGCGCTGGGGATCGAGCATGAAGCCAGGGTGGTCTCCGCCCATCGTACCCCGGATCTGTTGTTCGAATATGCCGAGCAAGCGGTCGGCCGCGGTCTCGAGGTGATCATCGCCGGTGCCGGCGGCGCGGCGCACCTGCCCGGCATGTGCGCGGCCAAGACCTGCCTGCCGGTGCTCGGCGTACCGGTCAAGTCGAGCACTCTCTCCGGCGTCGACTCGCTGCTCTCGATCGTGCAGATGCCCGCGGGAATCCCCACCGGCACGCTCTCGATCGGCCGCGCCGGCGCGGTCAATGCGGCCCTCCTGGCCGCGGCTATGCTCGGCAACAAGTACCCCGAGATCCGCGAGGCGCTCGAGCGTTTCCGTCGCGAGCAGACCCAGCGAGTGCTCGACGACCAGGACCCGCGTCCAAGCGAAGGCGAGGGCTGA
- a CDS encoding GNAT family N-acetyltransferase: MRMRPIVDADFDACVALWLEASLSTHGFLGRQTLIDDQVLVRELYLPNADTFIAVAEAAGDDAALAGFISLIGDFIGGLFVAPCHQRRGVGSALLEHAIMLGRARALEVYADNRAARAFYRRHGFVEAGTRPCDDLGRPFEVLILELPDTKQEQYRGKSLR, translated from the coding sequence ATGCGCATGCGGCCCATCGTCGACGCTGACTTCGATGCCTGCGTAGCGCTCTGGCTCGAGGCATCGCTCAGCACTCACGGTTTTCTCGGCAGACAGACGCTGATCGACGACCAAGTGCTGGTGCGCGAGCTCTATCTGCCCAACGCCGACACCTTCATCGCCGTTGCGGAAGCAGCGGGAGACGACGCTGCGCTGGCCGGCTTCATCTCGCTGATCGGCGATTTCATCGGCGGTCTATTCGTCGCACCGTGCCACCAGCGCCGCGGCGTCGGCAGTGCGCTGCTCGAGCACGCGATCATGCTTGGCCGTGCCCGGGCGCTCGAGGTCTACGCTGACAACCGGGCGGCGCGAGCGTTCTACCGGCGCCATGGTTTCGTCGAGGCTGGAACGAGGCCGTGCGATGACCTTGGTAGGCCGTTCGAGGTGCTGATCCTCGAGCTGCCAGATACCAAGCAGGAACAATATCGCGGAAAATCGCTACGCTAA
- a CDS encoding MipA/OmpV family protein, protein MRYLTHTRSVLVIAALAAPGASFAQELSGSVGAGAIYLPKYLGADQNETRFYPALDLSYGDDFYLNTTQGLGWNAWRGRNWTLSPFVGYTLGRDNDDKLSGMDEVDGSFTAGLRYALQYDPNWSFYASAQAPFTGDVDGFELSTGAVWSNRLAERWVASLSPSVTYSSESWTDSMFSVSGSESARSGVRAYDADSGYLRFGINGSLSYFINHELSVTAFAGVTRLTGEAKDSSIVDDIGDATQAYGGGFVSYHF, encoded by the coding sequence ATGCGATACCTGACCCATACCCGCAGCGTGTTGGTCATCGCCGCGCTCGCCGCGCCCGGTGCGAGCTTCGCCCAGGAGCTTTCCGGCAGCGTCGGTGCCGGGGCGATCTACCTACCCAAGTATCTCGGCGCCGACCAGAACGAGACCCGCTTCTATCCTGCGCTCGATTTGAGCTATGGCGATGATTTCTACCTCAATACCACCCAGGGGCTGGGCTGGAATGCATGGCGCGGGCGTAACTGGACGCTGTCGCCCTTCGTCGGCTACACCCTCGGGCGCGACAACGACGACAAACTCAGCGGCATGGACGAAGTCGATGGCAGTTTCACCGCCGGGCTTCGCTATGCGCTGCAGTACGACCCGAACTGGTCGTTCTACGCCTCGGCCCAGGCACCGTTCACCGGCGATGTCGACGGCTTCGAGCTTTCCACCGGCGCAGTATGGAGCAATCGTTTGGCCGAGCGCTGGGTCGCCTCGCTTTCGCCCTCGGTGACCTATAGCAGCGAGAGCTGGACCGACTCGATGTTCAGCGTTTCCGGCAGCGAGTCGGCGCGCAGCGGCGTGCGCGCCTACGACGCCGACAGCGGCTACTTGCGCTTCGGGATCAACGGCAGCCTGTCCTACTTCATCAACCACGAGCTCTCGGTCACTGCCTTCGCCGGCGTCACCCGCTTGACCGGCGAGGCCAAGGACAGCTCGATCGTCGATGACATTGGCGACGCGACCCAGGCCTACGGCGGCGGCTTCGTCAGCTATCACTTCTGA
- a CDS encoding c-type cytochrome — protein MKRTLLTLSAVGLALYASLGAVLAHAQGATEYDQVEKGRYLATLGDCAACHTAPGGKPFAGGVAINTPFGKLVAPNITPDVDTGIGKWTFDDFQRVMSEGRGPGGYHLYGAMPYTAYTKVSEEDNRAIWTYLQTLDPVDHLVVANQLPFPFNQRFTLWGWNLINFDKGEFKPNPEKSAEWNRGAYLVEGLGHCGTCHTPKNLIGGDKSSQFLEGSVIDDWYAPNITADPHKGIGAWSEQDLVDYLSTGKNRFDIASGPMAEEVEHSSQYWNEDDLRAVAIYLKDGRNADAQAPTPLAAEDPRMVAGAEIYADRCAGCHTPNGAGVEGLFPRLADTALVNGDSAASLMRVVLAGSRAGATDAAPTAPSMPAFAWNLSDEEISNVLTFVRNTWGNAAAPVSPSDVAEMRETLESH, from the coding sequence GTGAAAAGGACTCTACTCACCCTCTCAGCCGTGGGCCTTGCACTCTACGCCTCGCTCGGTGCAGTGCTCGCACATGCCCAGGGCGCCACTGAATACGATCAGGTAGAGAAGGGCCGCTATCTCGCCACCCTCGGCGACTGCGCCGCCTGCCACACGGCGCCCGGCGGCAAGCCGTTCGCCGGAGGGGTGGCGATCAATACGCCGTTCGGCAAGCTCGTGGCGCCGAACATCACGCCGGACGTCGACACCGGGATCGGCAAGTGGACCTTCGACGACTTCCAGCGGGTGATGTCCGAAGGCCGTGGCCCCGGCGGCTACCACCTCTACGGCGCGATGCCCTACACCGCCTATACCAAGGTCAGCGAAGAGGACAACCGAGCGATCTGGACCTACCTGCAGACCCTCGATCCGGTCGACCACCTAGTGGTGGCCAACCAGCTGCCGTTCCCGTTCAACCAGCGCTTTACGCTTTGGGGCTGGAACCTGATCAACTTCGACAAGGGCGAGTTCAAGCCCAACCCGGAGAAATCGGCTGAGTGGAACCGCGGCGCCTATCTGGTGGAGGGTCTCGGCCACTGCGGTACCTGTCATACGCCGAAGAACCTGATCGGCGGTGACAAGTCCAGCCAGTTCCTCGAAGGCAGCGTGATCGACGACTGGTATGCGCCGAACATCACCGCCGACCCGCACAAGGGCATCGGCGCCTGGAGCGAGCAGGACCTGGTCGACTACTTGAGCACCGGCAAGAACCGCTTCGACATCGCCTCGGGCCCCATGGCCGAGGAAGTGGAGCACTCCTCGCAATACTGGAACGAGGATGACCTGCGCGCGGTGGCGATCTACCTCAAGGATGGCCGAAATGCCGATGCCCAGGCACCGACGCCGCTGGCCGCCGAAGATCCGAGGATGGTCGCGGGAGCGGAGATCTACGCCGATCGTTGCGCTGGCTGCCACACTCCCAACGGCGCGGGCGTCGAAGGACTGTTCCCACGGCTCGCCGACACCGCGCTGGTCAATGGCGACAGTGCCGCCTCGCTGATGCGGGTGGTGCTCGCCGGCTCGCGTGCCGGCGCCACCGACGCGGCGCCCACCGCGCCTTCGATGCCGGCGTTCGCGTGGAACCTCAGCGACGAGGAGATCAGCAATGTGCTGACCTTCGTGCGCAACACCTGGGGCAATGCCGCGGCGCCCGTGTCACCTTCCGATGTCGCCGAAATGCGCGAGACGCTGGAGTCGCACTGA
- a CDS encoding GMC family oxidoreductase, translating to MPTKLPATDAVVVGLGWAGAIIANELVDEGLDVIGFERGPWRDTAKDFNIASVPDELRYNARQELMLRTAQNTCTMRNDVSQTALPMRSWGSFHPGNGTGGAGNHWAGITFRFQPEDFRLHSHLTERYGRQAVEAANLTLQDWGTDWEEMEPYYASFERVAGISGKAGNLNGTLQEGGNPFEGVRSIEYPTPPLKQPYGPTLFAEAAREMGYHPFPVPSALVSEAYTNPLGVTMGPCTFCGFCTNYGCANYSKASAITTVLPALIRKSNFTAKTNCEVLRVTLDPSGTRATGIVYIDASGREWEQPAELVIVAAFTLENARLMLLSGVGEPYDPVTQRGTTGRNYAYQTANSVQLFFDDKNFNPFIGAGAVGMGIDEFNNDNFDHTGLGFFGGGSIRVTPIGAAPIANRPVPPGTPTWGKQWKRATVDNYLSTMSIGCEASSYSQRGNYLSLDPNYSDRLGRPLLRMTFDFPENDLRMAQYCTDRVAEIAQRMNPRQMVEKPMKGHWNSGPYQSSHVVGGFIMGSDPSVSSVNKYLQVWDVPNLFVVGASAFPQNPGYNPTGTVGALAYKAADAIRRLYLKHPGEMIA from the coding sequence ATGCCTACCAAACTTCCCGCTACCGATGCAGTAGTGGTCGGGCTCGGCTGGGCCGGTGCGATCATCGCCAATGAACTGGTCGATGAAGGCCTTGATGTGATCGGCTTCGAGCGAGGCCCATGGCGCGACACCGCCAAGGACTTCAACATCGCCTCAGTGCCCGACGAACTGCGCTACAACGCCCGCCAGGAACTGATGCTGCGCACCGCGCAGAACACCTGCACGATGCGCAACGACGTATCGCAAACCGCGCTGCCGATGCGCAGCTGGGGATCGTTCCACCCGGGCAACGGCACTGGCGGCGCGGGCAATCACTGGGCCGGGATCACCTTCCGCTTCCAGCCCGAGGATTTCCGCCTGCACAGCCACTTGACCGAGCGCTACGGTCGCCAGGCGGTCGAGGCGGCCAACCTCACCTTGCAGGACTGGGGCACCGACTGGGAGGAGATGGAGCCGTACTACGCCTCCTTCGAGCGCGTCGCCGGGATCTCCGGCAAGGCGGGCAACCTCAACGGCACGCTGCAAGAGGGTGGCAACCCCTTCGAAGGGGTGCGGTCGATCGAGTACCCCACCCCGCCGCTGAAGCAGCCCTATGGACCGACGCTGTTCGCCGAGGCCGCCCGCGAGATGGGCTATCACCCTTTCCCGGTGCCCTCCGCGCTGGTTTCCGAGGCCTATACCAACCCGCTTGGCGTGACCATGGGGCCCTGTACCTTCTGCGGCTTCTGCACCAACTACGGCTGCGCCAACTACTCGAAAGCGAGCGCCATCACCACCGTACTGCCAGCGCTGATCAGAAAGTCCAACTTCACCGCCAAGACCAACTGCGAAGTGCTCCGGGTCACCCTCGACCCCTCCGGCACTCGTGCCACCGGGATCGTCTACATCGACGCTTCCGGACGTGAATGGGAGCAGCCCGCGGAGCTCGTGATCGTCGCCGCCTTCACCCTCGAGAACGCGCGGCTGATGCTGCTCTCGGGCGTGGGCGAGCCCTATGACCCGGTCACCCAGCGCGGTACCACGGGGCGCAACTACGCCTACCAGACCGCCAACTCGGTGCAGCTGTTCTTCGACGACAAGAACTTCAACCCCTTCATCGGCGCTGGTGCGGTCGGCATGGGGATCGACGAATTCAACAATGACAACTTCGACCACACCGGACTGGGCTTCTTCGGCGGCGGCAGCATCCGGGTAACGCCGATAGGCGCCGCGCCGATCGCCAATCGGCCGGTGCCGCCGGGCACCCCGACCTGGGGCAAGCAGTGGAAGCGGGCCACGGTCGACAACTACCTGAGCACCATGAGCATCGGCTGCGAAGCGAGCAGCTACTCGCAGCGTGGCAACTACCTCTCTCTCGACCCGAACTACAGCGACCGGCTCGGCCGTCCGCTGCTGCGGATGACCTTCGACTTCCCGGAGAACGATCTGCGCATGGCGCAGTACTGCACCGACCGGGTCGCTGAGATCGCCCAGCGGATGAATCCCCGCCAGATGGTCGAGAAGCCGATGAAGGGCCACTGGAACTCAGGCCCCTACCAGTCCTCCCACGTGGTCGGCGGATTCATCATGGGCTCGGACCCGAGCGTGAGCTCGGTGAACAAGTACCTCCAAGTGTGGGACGTACCCAACCTGTTCGTGGTCGGTGCCTCGGCCTTTCCACAGAACCCTGGCTACAACCCCACGGGCACCGTCGGTGCGCTGGCGTACAAGGCTGCCGACGCGATCCGCCGCCTCTATCTGAAGCATCCGGGGGAGATGATCGCGTGA
- a CDS encoding gluconate 2-dehydrogenase subunit 3 family protein, whose protein sequence is MSEKSTPMRGVTRRQVLTSGAAAAVLTASGRASAVTIDGTPQWRPFDHNAADAVDPAEDWQFFTAEEAATVEAITERLIPADELSISGREAGCAIFIDRQLAGFFGTSERLYMQGPFAHGTPEQGDQSALTPRERYRVGIAALDDYCATRHQTRFAELAGDAQDEILSGLERGEIPLEGIEAQEFFSLIHQNTMEGFFADPVYGGNRDMVSWRMLGFPGARYDYRDYVEKHNQKLDFEPLSIAGRSGWRTQG, encoded by the coding sequence ATGAGCGAGAAAAGCACGCCCATGCGAGGCGTGACGCGTCGTCAGGTGCTCACGTCCGGCGCTGCGGCGGCGGTATTGACGGCCAGCGGCAGAGCCTCGGCGGTGACCATCGATGGCACCCCACAGTGGCGACCGTTCGACCATAACGCCGCGGATGCGGTCGACCCCGCCGAGGACTGGCAGTTCTTCACCGCCGAGGAAGCCGCCACCGTCGAGGCGATCACCGAGCGCCTGATCCCCGCGGACGAGCTCAGCATCAGCGGCCGCGAAGCGGGCTGCGCGATATTCATCGACCGCCAGCTGGCCGGCTTCTTCGGCACCTCCGAACGCCTCTACATGCAAGGCCCATTCGCCCACGGCACCCCCGAGCAGGGCGACCAGTCCGCGCTTACCCCTCGCGAACGCTACCGTGTCGGCATCGCCGCCCTCGACGACTACTGCGCCACGCGCCATCAGACTCGCTTCGCCGAGCTTGCTGGCGATGCGCAGGACGAGATCCTCAGCGGCCTCGAGCGCGGTGAGATCCCGCTCGAAGGCATCGAGGCGCAGGAATTCTTCAGCCTGATCCACCAGAACACCATGGAAGGTTTCTTCGCCGACCCGGTCTACGGCGGCAATCGCGACATGGTGTCGTGGAGGATGCTCGGCTTCCCGGGCGCACGCTACGACTATCGCGACTACGTCGAAAAACATAATCAGAAGCTCGACTTCGAACCGCTGAGCATCGCGGGACGCAGTGGCTGGCGGACACAGGGATAA
- a CDS encoding YceI family protein has translation MLKRTFATAATALLLSGWGASAMAADYKIDTEGQHAFVQFKISHLGYSYILGEFRDFSGTFSYDPDNLEASKAELTVQTGSLYSNHAERDKHLMSADFLDAGTYPTATFVSTGFTPDADDPDEGTLTGDLTLHGVTKQIELEVERIGGGDDPWGGYRQGFETQTRLELADYGIDMSSFPEPMHYVDLYINFEGLRQ, from the coding sequence ATGTTGAAACGGACCTTCGCCACCGCCGCTACCGCCCTGCTGCTCAGCGGCTGGGGCGCCTCCGCCATGGCCGCCGACTACAAGATCGACACCGAAGGCCAGCACGCCTTCGTCCAGTTCAAGATCAGCCACCTCGGCTACTCGTACATCCTCGGTGAGTTCCGCGACTTCAGCGGCACCTTCAGCTACGACCCCGACAACCTCGAGGCCTCCAAGGCCGAGCTCACCGTGCAGACCGGCAGCCTCTACAGCAACCATGCAGAGCGCGACAAGCACCTGATGAGCGCGGACTTCCTCGATGCAGGAACCTATCCGACCGCCACCTTCGTCTCGACCGGCTTCACCCCGGATGCCGACGACCCCGACGAAGGCACCCTCACCGGCGACCTGACCCTCCACGGCGTGACCAAGCAGATCGAGCTCGAAGTCGAGCGCATCGGCGGCGGCGATGATCCTTGGGGCGGCTACCGCCAGGGCTTCGAGACGCAGACCCGGCTCGAGCTCGCGGACTACGGCATCGACATGTCTTCGTTCCCGGAGCCGATGCACTACGTCGATCTCTACATCAACTTCGAAGGCCTGCGTCAGTAA
- a CDS encoding cytochrome b: protein MLSNTSERWGSISIALHWLSAVAVIGLFASGWWISTLTYYHPWYNAAPWWHKSFGITLLAMTLLRVVWRLVTPTPRPLEHRHEALAAKLGHGLIYLLLLTVLCSGYLISTAEGSPISVFGWFEILASWRFSRQATLMGTLHWYAAWSLVILAAGHALFALKHHFLDHRATLTRMLGRGS from the coding sequence ATGCTGAGCAATACTTCCGAACGCTGGGGTTCGATCAGCATCGCCCTGCACTGGCTCAGCGCCGTCGCCGTCATCGGCCTGTTCGCCAGCGGCTGGTGGATCAGCACGCTGACCTACTACCACCCTTGGTACAACGCCGCCCCCTGGTGGCATAAATCCTTTGGCATCACCCTGCTGGCCATGACGCTCCTGCGGGTCGTCTGGCGGCTCGTCACCCCGACGCCAAGACCGCTGGAGCACCGCCACGAAGCCCTCGCGGCCAAGCTCGGACACGGCCTGATCTACCTTCTGCTGCTCACCGTACTATGTTCGGGCTATCTGATCTCGACCGCCGAGGGCTCGCCGATCAGCGTATTCGGCTGGTTCGAGATACTCGCGTCCTGGCGCTTTTCGCGCCAAGCGACACTGATGGGTACGCTGCACTGGTACGCCGCCTGGTCCCTGGTGATCCTCGCTGCGGGCCATGCGCTGTTCGCACTCAAGCATCATTTTCTCGACCATCGTGCCACCCTGACCCGCATGCTTGGTCGCGGAAGCTGA
- a CDS encoding phosphate-starvation-inducible PsiE family protein: MSTPRGRLLDPFRLIERSVLILIIFAVVVAIVQKALDLWTMKEITVIDLLLLFMYLELIAMAQIYWRQGRLSVLLPIFIAVIGLARHLMAESQELHATDIIAGGAAILLLAISALVIAYSQRRYPGAMSHGSDSEETDGPKRD, from the coding sequence ATGTCGACACCCCGCGGGCGCCTGCTCGATCCCTTCCGCCTGATCGAGCGCTCGGTCCTGATACTGATCATCTTCGCCGTGGTGGTCGCGATCGTCCAAAAGGCACTCGACCTATGGACGATGAAAGAGATCACGGTGATCGATCTGCTGCTGCTGTTCATGTACCTGGAGCTGATCGCGATGGCGCAGATCTACTGGCGCCAAGGGCGCCTCTCGGTGCTGCTGCCGATCTTCATCGCGGTCATCGGCCTGGCGCGGCACCTGATGGCGGAAAGCCAGGAGCTGCACGCCACCGACATCATCGCCGGGGGCGCCGCGATCCTGCTGCTTGCGATCTCGGCGCTGGTGATCGCCTATAGCCAAAGGCGCTACCCTGGGGCGATGTCGCACGGCAGCGACAGCGAGGAGACCGACGGTCCCAAGCGGGATTGA
- a CDS encoding fumarylacetoacetate hydrolase family protein, with protein MAFILRFEDGRALDRPLGKIVCVGRNYAAHAHELDNPVPEAPLIFIKPATSAIPIDEQLALRFDLGEIHYEAELAVLITAPLSRVAEHEVASAIGGIGLALDLTLRDVQSELKAKGYPWELAKAFDGACPLGPFIAVDGAAVDWRDLRFGLDIDDESRQRGHSAEMLFPVLGLIAHMSQRFTLEPGDVVLTGTPKGVGKLAVGQRLRLTLGEEQHLETRIV; from the coding sequence ATGGCCTTCATTTTGCGTTTCGAGGACGGTCGCGCCCTCGATCGCCCGTTAGGCAAGATCGTCTGCGTGGGGCGCAATTACGCCGCCCACGCGCATGAGCTCGACAATCCGGTTCCCGAGGCCCCGCTGATCTTCATCAAGCCGGCCACCAGTGCGATCCCGATCGATGAGCAGCTGGCGCTGCGCTTCGATCTCGGCGAGATCCACTATGAAGCCGAGCTCGCGGTATTGATCACCGCGCCGCTCTCGCGGGTGGCCGAGCACGAGGTTGCAAGCGCGATCGGCGGCATCGGCCTGGCGCTCGATCTGACTCTGCGCGACGTGCAGTCCGAGCTGAAGGCAAAGGGCTATCCCTGGGAGCTGGCCAAGGCGTTCGACGGCGCCTGTCCGTTGGGTCCGTTCATCGCCGTCGATGGCGCAGCGGTCGACTGGCGCGACCTGCGTTTCGGTCTGGATATCGACGACGAGTCGCGCCAGCGCGGGCACAGCGCCGAGATGTTGTTCCCGGTACTTGGGTTGATCGCGCATATGAGCCAGCGTTTCACCCTCGAACCGGGCGATGTGGTATTGACCGGTACACCCAAGGGGGTCGGCAAGCTCGCCGTCGGCCAGCGCTTGCGTCTTACCCTGGGTGAGGAACAGCATCTGGAGACTCGGATCGTCTGA